From one Acinonyx jubatus isolate Ajub_Pintada_27869175 chromosome B1, VMU_Ajub_asm_v1.0, whole genome shotgun sequence genomic stretch:
- the FGB gene encoding fibrinogen beta chain, with amino-acid sequence MKNLILLLLCAFIIKSQAIDYYDEGEEDRAVGVVDARGHRPLDKKREEAPSLRPVPPPVSGGGYRARPAKTVASQKKVERKAPDAGGCLHADPDLGVLCPTGCQLQDTLVKQERPIRKSIEELNNNVESVSQSSSSTFQYITLLKDMWKNRQKQIKENENAINEYSSELEKHRLYIDETVNSNIPINLRVLRSILENLRSKIQKLESDVSAQMEYCRTPCTVSCNIPVVSGKECEEIIRNGGETSEMYLIQPHSSITPYRVYCDMTTENGGWTVIQNRQDGSVDFGRKWDPYKQGFGNIATNADGKKYCGVPGEYWLGNDKISQLTNMGPTELLIEMEDWKGDKVKALYGGFTVQNEANKYQLSVNKYKGTAGNALIEGASQLVGENQTMTIHNSMYFSTYDRDNDGWITADPKKQCSKEDGGGWWYNRCHAANPNGRYYWGGHYSWDMAKHGTDDGVVWMNWKGSWYSMKKMSMKIRPFFPRQ; translated from the exons ATGAAGAATCTAATACTGCTACTACTGTGTGCTTTTATTATTAAGTCACAAGCTATTGATTACTATGATGAG GGAGAAGAAGACAGAGCTGTG GGTGTTGTGGATGCCCGTGGTCATCGGCCCCTCGacaagaagagggaagaggctCCCAGCCTGAGACCTGTCCCACCACCCGTTAGTGGAGGTGGCTATCGGGCTCGACCAGCCAAAACAGTGGCCAGccaaaagaaagtagaaagaaaagccCCTGATGCTGGGGGCTGTCTTCATGCTGACCCAGACCTG GGAGTGTTGTGTCCTACAGGATGTCAGTTGCAAGATACTTTGGTAAAACAGGAAAGACCAATCAGAAAAAGTATAGAGGAGTTAAATAATAATGTGGAGTCTGTGTCTCAGTCCTCTTCTAGCACCTTTCAGTATATAACACTGCTAAAAGACATGTGGAAAAACAGgcagaaacaaataaaag aaaatgaaaatgcaataaatgagtACTCCTCAGAGCTGGAAAAGCACCGACTGTATATAGATGAGACTGTGAACAGCAATATCCCAATCAACCTTCGTGTGCTCCGTTCAATCCTGGAAAACTTGagaagcaaaatacaaaaattagaaTCGGATGTCTCAGCTCAGATGGAATACTGCCGCACCCCATGCACAGTCAGTTGCAATATTCCTGTGGTGTCTGGCAAAG AATGTGAGGAAATCATCAGGAACGGAGGTGAAACATCTGAAATGTATCTCATTCAGCCTCACAGTTCTATCACACCATACAGAGTATACTGTGACATGACCACAGAGAATGGAG GATGGACAGTAATTCAGAATCGTCAAGATGGTAGTGTTGACTTTGGCAGGAAATGGGATCCATATAAACAAGGATTTGGAAATATTGCAACTAATGCAGATGGGAAAAAATACTGTGGTGTACCAG gtGAGTATTGGCttggaaatgataaaattagcCAGCTTACCAACATGGGTCCCACAGAACTTTTGATTGAAATGGAGGACTGGAAAGGAGATAAGGTGAAGGCACTCTATGGAGGATTCACTGTACAGAATGAGGCCAACAAATACCAGCTCTCAGTGAACAAATATAAGGGAACAGCTGGCAATGCCCTCATAGAAGGAGCTTCTCAACTGGTGGGAGAGAACCAGACCATGACCATTCACAACAGCATGTACTTCAGCACGTACGACAGGGACAATGATGGCTG gaTAACTGCAGATCCCAAAAAGCAGTGTTCTAAAGAGGATGGTGGCGGATGGTGGTATAATAGATGCCACGCAGCCAATCCAAATGGCAGATACTACTGGGGTGGACATTACAGCTGGGACATGGCGAAACACGGCACAGATGATGGAGTTGTATGGATGAACTGGAAGGGGTCCTGGTATTCAATGAAGAAGATGTCTATGAAGATCAGACCCTTCTTCCCACGGCAATAA